Proteins encoded together in one Chryseobacterium taklimakanense window:
- a CDS encoding aldehyde dehydrogenase family protein codes for MKKSIETQLLESDKTFKKWKNVPFAEWQELLSKLSKTLLEKKEVFAEIITKEMNKPIAQSVSEIEKCAGMCDFYAKAANVLKPEQVETGHEISEIHREPMGVILGIMPWNFPFWQALRFAVPAILAGNVIVLKHASICYKSGDTMEKLFVEVGFPKGIFTHLKVSHDEVEEMIANPVIKGVSLTGSEGAGRKIAETAGRNLKKCVLELGGSDAFIVLEDAELDTAAKDAAQARLQNCGQTCVAGKRFIIHSKIYKEFLEKFIAEYKKFQPENPLDKETKLGLMAREDLASDLEKQYKKALKSGAEILLPLTAVGNMAFEPGLIEMNEGNPVLQEELFGPLGMVFKAKDDDDALKIANDTMFGLANAVYTKDRKRAMYFAENLESGSVAINQIFRSDWRMPFGGRKNSGYGTELSLYALDEFTIKKSIIGEI; via the coding sequence ATGAAAAAATCAATAGAGACTCAACTTTTAGAATCAGATAAAACATTTAAAAAATGGAAAAACGTTCCTTTTGCGGAATGGCAGGAACTTTTGAGCAAACTTTCAAAAACTTTATTGGAAAAAAAAGAAGTCTTTGCAGAAATCATCACCAAAGAAATGAATAAGCCGATTGCGCAGTCGGTTTCCGAAATTGAGAAATGCGCCGGAATGTGTGATTTCTATGCCAAAGCAGCAAACGTGTTGAAACCTGAGCAGGTAGAAACCGGACATGAAATTTCAGAAATCCACCGCGAACCAATGGGTGTTATACTCGGGATTATGCCGTGGAATTTTCCGTTTTGGCAGGCACTGAGATTTGCGGTTCCTGCAATCCTTGCCGGAAATGTAATTGTGCTGAAGCACGCTTCGATCTGCTATAAAAGTGGCGATACCATGGAGAAACTTTTTGTGGAAGTGGGTTTCCCGAAAGGTATTTTTACTCACCTCAAAGTATCGCACGATGAGGTTGAAGAAATGATTGCGAACCCGGTCATCAAAGGAGTTTCGTTAACGGGCAGCGAAGGTGCCGGAAGGAAGATCGCCGAAACTGCCGGAAGAAACCTTAAAAAATGCGTCCTGGAGTTAGGTGGAAGCGACGCGTTTATCGTTTTGGAAGATGCCGAATTGGATACTGCAGCAAAAGATGCCGCGCAAGCCAGGCTTCAGAATTGCGGGCAAACGTGTGTTGCCGGGAAACGCTTCATCATTCATTCAAAAATTTATAAAGAATTTCTGGAGAAATTTATTGCAGAATATAAAAAGTTCCAGCCTGAAAATCCGCTGGATAAGGAAACGAAACTCGGACTCATGGCGCGCGAAGATCTGGCTTCGGATTTAGAAAAACAGTATAAAAAAGCCCTCAAAAGCGGTGCAGAAATTTTGCTTCCGTTAACCGCTGTTGGAAATATGGCTTTTGAACCTGGTTTAATAGAAATGAATGAAGGAAATCCCGTACTTCAGGAAGAACTTTTCGGGCCGCTCGGAATGGTTTTTAAAGCAAAAGATGATGATGATGCCCTAAAAATCGCGAATGATACGATGTTTGGACTGGCAAACGCCGTGTACACCAAAGACAGAAAAAGAGCGATGTACTTTGCAGAAAACCTTGAAAGCGGAAGTGTAGCCATCAACCAGATTTTCCGGTCGGACTGGCGGATGCCTTTTGGCGGCAGAAAGAATTCGGGGTATGGGACGGAACTGTCTCTTTATGCGTTGGACGAATTTACCATAAAAAAATCCATTATTGGTGAGATTTAA
- the hutG gene encoding formimidoylglutamase, which produces MEKNLMEDYKNIWSGRFDGDEALHHRVFQRISFDKNISPKDFVLHGFAVDEGVKRNKGRVGAKDAPDIIRKNMSNFPVVFPDFILRDFGNVYCANQNLENAQQELADKVTGILGKGGKSVVLGGGHEVTFAHYSGIKKAFPNQKIGIINLDAHFDNREPEIGVGASSGTGFWQIAQDGQIYSLHIGIQRNSNTLKLFDTAHRYGMKYILADELFFENLPSVYQRIDELFAEVDVMYLTVCMDVFNASIAPGVSALAYNGLFADTVFTHFFRHILKNEKLVAMDVAEVNPVYDIGERTARLAASLVNEWFMNHYRES; this is translated from the coding sequence ATGGAGAAAAATCTTATGGAAGATTATAAAAATATTTGGAGCGGAAGATTCGATGGGGATGAGGCTTTACACCACCGAGTTTTCCAAAGAATTAGTTTTGATAAAAATATTTCACCTAAAGATTTCGTTTTGCACGGTTTCGCCGTAGATGAAGGTGTTAAGAGAAACAAAGGAAGAGTCGGGGCAAAGGATGCTCCGGACATTATCCGAAAAAACATGTCCAATTTCCCGGTAGTATTTCCCGATTTTATCTTAAGGGATTTTGGAAATGTCTATTGTGCGAATCAGAATCTGGAAAACGCTCAACAGGAGTTGGCGGATAAAGTAACTGGTATTTTAGGTAAAGGTGGAAAGTCGGTGGTGTTGGGTGGCGGGCACGAGGTTACTTTTGCGCATTATTCAGGCATTAAAAAAGCTTTTCCCAATCAGAAAATTGGAATTATCAATCTCGATGCCCATTTCGATAACCGTGAGCCCGAAATTGGAGTTGGAGCCTCCTCCGGAACCGGTTTCTGGCAAATTGCGCAGGATGGACAAATTTACTCGCTGCATATCGGAATCCAGCGAAATTCAAATACTTTGAAACTGTTTGATACGGCGCATCGCTACGGCATGAAATACATTCTGGCCGACGAACTTTTCTTTGAAAATCTGCCTTCGGTTTACCAAAGGATTGATGAACTTTTTGCTGAGGTCGATGTGATGTACCTTACGGTCTGTATGGATGTTTTCAATGCGTCAATCGCGCCGGGAGTTTCTGCGCTGGCATACAACGGGCTCTTTGCCGATACGGTTTTTACGCATTTTTTTAGGCATATCCTTAAGAATGAAAAGTTGGTTGCCATGGACGTTGCGGAAGTAAACCCAGTTTACGACATTGGTGAACGGACTGCCAGACTGGCCGCAAGCCTTGTCAATGAATGGTTTATGAACCATTATCGTGAATCATAG
- the hutI gene encoding imidazolonepropionase, with protein MKLIGPFKQIVTLANLPLRGKLSDDQLEIIQDGGILFHEDKIEKIGNFEELESVLMNNGQESQVIRMKEEHVVLPAFTDCHTHICFGGNRANDFAMRNAGKTYLEIAAAGGGIWSSVEHTRNASEEELLNTLLERIDYLISLGITTIEIKSGYGLNAAQELKMLRVIQKAKEKTSATIIATCLAAHMKPRDLEGSGQEYLDYILNEILPKVKAENLAKRVDIFIEKSAFQPGESKDFLLKAKDLGFEITVHADQFTPGSSRVAVEVGAKSADHLEATVDEDIEILAQSDTVAVALPGASLGLGEPFTPARKLLDAGAILAIASDWNPGSAPMGNLMTQASILATYEKLSTAEILAGITFRSAYALGLEDRGILAPGRKADFVTYKTNNFQNVLYKQGTLAPEAVYINGEKSYGRL; from the coding sequence ATGAAACTAATCGGACCTTTCAAGCAAATTGTCACCCTCGCAAACCTGCCTTTACGCGGAAAACTTTCAGATGACCAACTGGAGATCATCCAAGACGGCGGTATTTTATTTCACGAAGATAAGATTGAGAAAATCGGAAATTTTGAGGAGCTGGAATCGGTCTTGATGAACAATGGCCAGGAATCTCAAGTCATCCGTATGAAAGAGGAACACGTGGTTTTACCCGCTTTTACCGACTGCCATACCCATATCTGTTTCGGTGGAAACCGCGCCAATGATTTTGCGATGCGGAATGCCGGCAAAACCTACCTCGAAATCGCGGCGGCCGGCGGTGGCATCTGGAGTTCCGTAGAGCATACCAGAAATGCTTCAGAAGAAGAATTATTGAATACTTTGCTGGAAAGAATTGATTATTTAATATCATTGGGGATAACCACGATTGAAATAAAATCGGGATATGGGTTAAATGCTGCTCAAGAGCTTAAAATGTTGAGAGTCATTCAGAAAGCAAAGGAAAAAACCAGCGCGACAATCATCGCGACCTGTCTGGCAGCGCATATGAAGCCAAGAGATTTGGAGGGTTCCGGTCAGGAATATCTTGATTATATTTTAAATGAGATTTTACCAAAAGTTAAAGCAGAAAATTTAGCCAAAAGAGTTGATATTTTCATTGAAAAATCTGCCTTTCAACCCGGGGAAAGTAAAGATTTTCTGCTTAAAGCCAAAGATTTAGGTTTCGAAATTACAGTTCATGCAGATCAGTTTACGCCGGGCAGTTCGAGAGTGGCTGTCGAAGTTGGTGCCAAATCTGCAGACCATCTGGAAGCGACCGTTGACGAAGATATTGAAATTTTAGCGCAATCAGACACTGTTGCCGTTGCCCTTCCGGGAGCGAGTTTAGGTTTAGGCGAACCTTTCACTCCGGCGAGAAAACTTTTGGATGCTGGAGCTATTTTGGCAATTGCCAGCGACTGGAATCCGGGCTCGGCGCCTATGGGAAACCTGATGACACAGGCCAGCATTTTGGCAACATATGAGAAACTTTCTACGGCAGAAATTCTGGCGGGAATTACTTTCCGTTCGGCATATGCTTTAGGTTTGGAAGACCGCGGGATTTTAGCACCTGGCAGGAAAGCCGATTTTGTAACTTATAAAACCAATAATTTCCAGAATGTGCTGTACAAACAGGGTACTTTGGCGCCGGAAGCAGTTTATATTAATGGAGAAAAATCTTATGGAAGATTATAA
- the ruvB gene encoding Holliday junction branch migration DNA helicase RuvB, producing the protein MPDFLHPDKENYSDDELMQEEKIRPQSFDDFAGQRKTLDNLEVFVAAAKKRGNALDHTLLHGPPGLGKTTLAHIIANELGVNCKVTSGPVLDKPGSLAGLLTNLEENDVLFIDEIHRLSPIVEEYLYSAMEDYKIDIMLETGPNARSVQIGLNPFTLVGATTRSGMLTKPMLARFGIQSRLEYYTVELLSTIIQRSARVLGVKIYEDAAIEIARRSRGTPRIANALLRRVRDFAEIKGNGEIEINITKFALNSLNVDEFGLDEMDNKIMRVMIENFRGRPVGISALATSIGENPETLEEVYEPFLIQEGFIIRTPRGREVTEKAYQHLGISRPRNPGELF; encoded by the coding sequence ATGCCTGATTTTTTACACCCAGATAAGGAGAATTACTCCGATGATGAGCTGATGCAGGAAGAAAAAATCCGCCCGCAAAGTTTTGATGATTTTGCCGGACAACGAAAAACGCTGGATAATCTTGAAGTTTTTGTTGCGGCCGCCAAAAAAAGGGGAAATGCGCTGGACCATACCCTTCTGCACGGGCCACCGGGATTGGGAAAAACAACTTTAGCCCACATCATCGCCAATGAACTGGGCGTGAACTGCAAGGTCACTTCGGGGCCGGTTTTGGATAAACCCGGAAGTTTAGCAGGCTTGCTCACGAATCTGGAAGAAAACGATGTGCTCTTCATCGATGAAATCCACCGGCTTTCCCCGATTGTGGAAGAATACCTTTATTCTGCGATGGAAGATTACAAGATCGACATCATGCTGGAAACAGGGCCCAACGCACGTTCGGTACAGATCGGTTTGAATCCTTTTACTTTAGTGGGTGCGACAACCCGCAGCGGAATGCTGACCAAACCGATGCTCGCCAGGTTCGGAATACAAAGCAGACTGGAATACTACACGGTCGAATTGCTTTCTACGATTATCCAAAGAAGTGCCAGGGTTTTAGGCGTGAAAATCTACGAGGATGCAGCTATTGAAATCGCCCGAAGAAGCCGCGGAACCCCGAGAATCGCCAATGCACTGTTGAGGAGAGTCCGCGATTTTGCAGAAATAAAAGGCAACGGCGAGATTGAAATCAACATCACGAAATTTGCTTTAAACTCTTTAAACGTCGACGAGTTCGGGCTCGATGAAATGGACAATAAAATCATGCGGGTGATGATTGAAAATTTCCGGGGAAGACCTGTGGGAATTTCGGCGCTGGCAACGTCTATCGGCGAAAATCCCGAAACGCTGGAAGAAGTTTACGAACCGTTTTTGATTCAGGAAGGTTTTATCATACGGACTCCGCGAGGAAGAGAAGTGACAGAGAAAGCGTATCAGCATTTGGGGATTTCGAGGCCGCGGAATCCTGGGGAACTGTTTTAG
- a CDS encoding MBL fold metallo-hydrolase: MKLYPIQCGNFKLDGGAMFGVVPKSLWQKTNPADEKNLIEMGMRSLLIEDGKKLILIDCGLGQKQDEKFFGHYSLYGDDSLEKNLSRYGFVKDDITDVFLTHLHFDHCGGAIEWNDDRTGYRPAFRNAQFWTNENHWQWATEPNPREKASFLKENIFPMQESGQLNFVPLPTTGNYGFAPDLKMDIIFVDGHTEKQMLPVIQYQEKTIVFAADLIPTAGHVPLVYVMGYDTRPLLTMEEKEKFLKQCVDNEYLLFLEHDAHHELASVKMTEKGVKLDDTFSFNEVFGY, encoded by the coding sequence ATGAAACTCTACCCCATACAGTGCGGAAACTTTAAACTGGACGGCGGCGCGATGTTCGGCGTGGTACCAAAATCTTTGTGGCAGAAGACCAATCCGGCAGACGAAAAAAATCTCATCGAAATGGGAATGCGCTCCCTGCTCATCGAAGACGGCAAAAAACTGATCCTGATTGACTGCGGGCTCGGACAAAAACAGGATGAGAAATTTTTCGGCCATTATTCGCTTTACGGCGATGACTCGCTGGAGAAAAATCTTTCCAGGTATGGTTTTGTAAAAGACGATATCACCGATGTTTTCCTGACGCACCTGCATTTTGACCATTGCGGCGGCGCGATTGAATGGAATGACGACCGAACGGGTTACAGGCCGGCTTTCAGAAATGCCCAGTTCTGGACGAATGAAAACCACTGGCAATGGGCGACAGAGCCTAATCCGAGGGAAAAAGCAAGTTTTCTGAAAGAAAATATCTTCCCGATGCAGGAAAGCGGCCAGCTGAACTTTGTTCCTTTGCCGACAACAGGCAATTACGGCTTTGCACCGGACCTGAAAATGGATATAATTTTCGTGGACGGCCATACTGAAAAACAGATGCTTCCGGTCATTCAGTACCAGGAGAAAACGATTGTTTTTGCGGCGGATTTAATTCCAACCGCGGGACACGTTCCGCTGGTGTATGTGATGGGCTACGACACGCGCCCGCTGCTGACGATGGAAGAAAAAGAAAAATTCCTGAAACAGTGCGTGGACAATGAATATCTGCTGTTCCTGGAACACGATGCGCACCACGAACTTGCGAGCGTGAAAATGACAGAGAAAGGCGTAAAACTGGATGATACTTTCAGTTTTAATGAAGTTTTTGGGTATTAA
- the coaE gene encoding dephospho-CoA kinase (Dephospho-CoA kinase (CoaE) performs the final step in coenzyme A biosynthesis.) — translation MDTTEGGTTSPEPEPRIIGLTGGIGSGKSTVAKFIEDMGFPVYYSDIRAKEIVNDNEILKSKIVELLGSEAYNENGNYNRKYVASLVFGNDELLQKLNQTIHPAVRADFENWVSRQSSEFVFKETALLFELGLDKECHQSILVTAEDNLRIKRVMDRDGKTYREVETIMDKQMPEKDKIRKTVFIIYNNDGLAELRTETEKVINKLIRQEETA, via the coding sequence ATGGACACAACAGAAGGCGGGACGACATCGCCTGAGCCCGAACCGAGGATCATCGGTCTCACCGGAGGAATCGGCTCCGGAAAATCAACAGTTGCAAAATTTATCGAGGATATGGGGTTTCCGGTATATTACTCGGATATCCGCGCCAAAGAAATCGTAAACGACAACGAGATCCTCAAATCAAAAATTGTGGAACTTCTGGGCTCCGAAGCTTACAATGAAAACGGCAATTACAACCGTAAATATGTAGCAAGCCTGGTTTTTGGGAATGATGAACTTTTACAAAAACTCAATCAAACGATTCATCCTGCAGTACGGGCAGATTTTGAAAACTGGGTAAGCCGACAGAGTTCTGAATTTGTTTTTAAGGAAACCGCACTGCTTTTCGAGTTGGGTTTAGATAAGGAATGTCATCAGTCTATCCTGGTGACGGCGGAGGACAATCTGCGGATCAAGCGTGTGATGGACCGCGACGGAAAAACCTACCGCGAAGTGGAAACCATAATGGACAAGCAAATGCCGGAAAAAGACAAAATCCGGAAAACCGTTTTCATCATTTACAATAATGACGGGCTTGCAGAGCTCCGTACAGAAACAGAAAAGGTAATCAACAAATTAATAAGGCAGGAAGAAACTGCATAA